ATGAGTACTCTCCGGTATGAACCGGTTTTAACCATTGCATTTATTTGAGAAGCCAGATGTTGAGCTACTTGATCAGGACAACGGTCCCAATCATACCGATAAAAGAAGAGGGAGCCATAGTGATCTGCCAGATTCTTGATCCCGGTGATCCATTCATAACCCCTTGATTGATAACCATGAACGGCTATCACCAAGACGCTATCGTTGGCTTGATCTCCGTTACGCAATTCTATCAAACCCAGGGGACTTTCCATCAGCCGCAAGCCGGCACTTCTGATCTCAGTCCCTTCACCCAAGGTATTGATGTCCAGGCTAGCTCTAGGTTCCCCGTCCATGGATGGATCGCCAGGTGCATTTCCGACACACCCAACGATGACCAGTAGTGAAACGACAAGCATTGAGTAGCTGGACAGCCTTCCTTGAAACAACATTTAAACTCCGTTCTTTTTATAGTGAAGGCCTGCTCGAAGTACTGCCAACCCCGGCAAGAACAACGTAAGCAGAAAGACAGATGCCATGGCAACACCGCTATTGATCATCCCCAGGACACCCGTGATCATAAGCACGAAACCCAACAGAAAGAAACTAAACTGTAGTAATTGTGTGGTTTTGGGGTCGGTCAATCTGGCTCGGAATATGAACATAAGCGTCATCGCACCCAGAATAATATAAAAAGCGCTAAATGTGATCCAGGTCTGCGCCTCCAGGTCTGCTGATCGAAATGCAAATAATGCAGTCAATAATGATATTATTCCAGCCAGCATAAGATGCAGAGCAGGATGAAACCATTGAGTTGTTTTCCTCATCATATTCATACATTCAATATAGATGGATAGAATTGTCCCTCAACCATATTTGCTGATCGTTCTTCCATGTTTAACCCAATTCTCCAAAAACTTATTCCGTGCTTTATGCTTACTTCAACTTATTTTCCCGCCAACATGAAATCAGATGACAGCACACGAGGTAGTGGTCACATACTGGTCATTAATCCAGGCTCCACCACAACCAAATTGGCAGTTTATCGCTTTGAGTTAGCCCGGAAAGCTATTGAATGCCTGCACCAAGACACCATTGACCATACTGGAAACGAGCAATTCAGATCAGGTCGAGTCCTCGATCAATTGGAGTTGCGCCTGCAAGCTGTTGGACAATTTCTTGAAACAGCCCGGATCATTCCCGACCTGATCATGGCGCGCGGTGGTCCGCTACGCCCTTTGCCGGGTGGTATCTATGCAGTTGACCAGACCATGATCGATGACCTGCGTTCTGCGAGATATGCTGATCATGCCAGTAACCTGGCTGCCTTGATCGGGGTTGGACTCAATTCAAATGGAAAGATCCCAGTCTATATTACCGATCCCGTCACTACTGATGAATTTGAACCCCTGGCAAGAATTTCCGGAGTTCCTGGAATCGAAAGAAAATCCCGCAGTCACGCCCTGAACATCAAAGCCAGTACCCGCCGACTTTGCCAAAAATTAGGCAGATCAATCGATGAAAGTCGCTGGGTAGTATGCCACATGGGTGGTGGTATCTCAGTAGCTGCCTTGAAAAATGGACGCATTATTGATGTGAACGATGCGCTCCTGGGTATGGGACCTTTCAGCCCGGAAAGGTCTGGGGCTTTACCCAGCTCGGGATTATTGGATCTGGCTTACTCAGGTGATCATGACCGACAGGAACTGGAAGCGCTGCTCTCCAAACACAGTGGCTTGGTTGGATATCTGGGTACTGCAGATCTACGGAAAGTTGAAAAACGCATTGCAGCAGGTGATGAGCATGCCCTATTGATCTTTCAGGCCATGGTCTACCAGATAAGTAAAGAAATAGCTGCCATGGCTTCTGTTTTGGAATTTAACCTGGACGGTATCCTTTTAACTGGAGGAATGGCTCGGTCCACTTTACTTTGCGAATCAATTTCAACAAGGGTTCAGGCTGTGGCAACCATCCATGTCGAAGCAGGTGAAAACGAACTTGAAGCTTTGGCTGAAGCAGGTTTACAACTACTGCTAGGTAATGAGCCTGAAAAAAGATACAGCCAAAATTGATCTGGCTATATATTAAACCGGCGAAGGTTAGTCGCAAATTCCATTCATGAGCTCAATTCCTGTTAGCCCTTCGAGAGCCTCAGGGAG
Above is a window of Candidatus Neomarinimicrobiota bacterium DNA encoding:
- a CDS encoding alpha/beta hydrolase, with protein sequence MLFQGRLSSYSMLVVSLLVIVGCVGNAPGDPSMDGEPRASLDINTLGEGTEIRSAGLRLMESPLGLIELRNGDQANDSVLVIAVHGYQSRGYEWITGIKNLADHYGSLFFYRYDWDRCPDQVAQHLASQINAMVKTGSYRRVLIFGHSYGGIVVMYAASEFAGFDTEIHIIAAPLSGFPGLLDQCGSLQYDTDDKLVYPKWKRSVQVIQHKTVHAQDGAFRELAINPQDIDLDFKYIQELPPTMDGHRLGHNWSVSWVLDQHVGKPHRY
- the buk gene encoding butyrate kinase — its product is MLTSTYFPANMKSDDSTRGSGHILVINPGSTTTKLAVYRFELARKAIECLHQDTIDHTGNEQFRSGRVLDQLELRLQAVGQFLETARIIPDLIMARGGPLRPLPGGIYAVDQTMIDDLRSARYADHASNLAALIGVGLNSNGKIPVYITDPVTTDEFEPLARISGVPGIERKSRSHALNIKASTRRLCQKLGRSIDESRWVVCHMGGGISVAALKNGRIIDVNDALLGMGPFSPERSGALPSSGLLDLAYSGDHDRQELEALLSKHSGLVGYLGTADLRKVEKRIAAGDEHALLIFQAMVYQISKEIAAMASVLEFNLDGILLTGGMARSTLLCESISTRVQAVATIHVEAGENELEALAEAGLQLLLGNEPEKRYSQN